The Streptomyces sp. A2-16 sequence GACCGCCGTCCAGGACGATGGTGCCGGTCTCGGCGATCGCGACCGCGCACGCCGTGACCACGCTGTCGATCCGGTCCAGTTCGTGCGGGGTGCTCTCCGCCCGGTCCGCGACCTGTTCGGCGTCGGCCTCCGCGAGCCACTCCCGCGCCAGGCCCGCCGGCACGAGGACCGTCTTCGAGCCCCGCGCCGCCAGCATTCCGGCGAGCGTCGCCGGCAGGTCGGCCGCCGTGCAGCGGTGCACGATCGCCCGGTAGTCCGCGAGGTTCTCGGCCAGCAGCTCCACCGTCTGCTCGACACCGCGGGCACCGTGCTCGCGCAGATACGCGCGCTCGATCGGGGTGTCCTCGCCCCGGGCGTCGGCCAGTGCGCGCCGCACCCGGCCCAGGATCCGTTCCCTGCCGCTCACTTGCCGTCCTCCTTGCCGCCGCCGGTGCGCTGCCACCAGTCGCGGAACGGTTCCGCGGGCACCGCCGGCAGATCCCGGGTCCCGCTCCACGCCTTGCCGGGCCCCGGCAGGCTGCGGGGATGCAGCCGCCGGGTGCGCGAGGCCGCCCGCTGGCCGGTGCGCAGGACGCCGGGGTGGGCGAACGCCCAGCGGGCCGCCCGCATCGCGGCCCGCTCGGCCGCGTGCCCCTTGGCGGGCTTCAGCACCACCTTGTTGCCCTCGCGGACCACCGGCCCGCCCTGCACGACCCGTTCCCGCAGATGCACCAGCACCTCGGGGATGTCGATGGCGACCGGGCAGACCTCGTAGCAGGCCCCGCACAGCGAGGATGCGTACGGCAGGGAGGCGTCGATCTCGCTTGCCGTGCCCCGGAGTTGCGGGCTCAGGATCGCGCCGATGGGGCCCGGGTAGACCGAGCCGTAGGCGTGGCCGCCGGCCCGCTCGTACACCGGGCAGACGTTCAGGCACGCGGAGCAGCGGATGCAGCGCAGCGCCTGGCGGCCGACCTCGTCGGCGAGGGTGTCGGAGCGCCCGTTGTCGAGCAGCACCAGATGGAAGGTCTGCGGACCGTCCTCGTCCGTGGTGCCGGTCCAGGTGGACGTGTAGGGGTTCATGCGCTCGGCGGTCGAGGAGCGGGGGAGGGTCTGCAGGAAGACCTCAAGGTCCTGCCAGGTCGGCACGATCTTCTCGATGCCGACGACCGAGATCAGCGTCTCGGGCAGGGTCAGACACATGCGTCCGTTGCCCTCGGACTCCACGACCACCAGGGTGCCGGTGTCGGCGACCATGAAGTTGGCGCCGGAGATGCCCACCTTGGCGCGCAGGAACTTCTCCCGCAGATGCAGTCGTGCGGCCTCCGCCAGTTCGGCGGGCGTGTCGGTCAGCCCCTCGGGGGCCGGGCGGCCCCACTCGCTCATCTCGCGCGCGAAGATGTCCCGGATCTCGCCCCGGTTGCGGTGGATCGCAGGGACGAGGATGTGCGAGGGCCGGTCCTTGCCCAACTGCACGATCAGCTCGGCGAGATCGGTCTCGTAGGCCCGGATGCCCTCGGCTT is a genomic window containing:
- a CDS encoding LutB/LldF family L-lactate oxidation iron-sulfur protein — translated: MSGTYLGMPSFPEAAHEAVGNRTLRGNLRHATHTIRAKREKAVAEVSDWAELREAGKQIKDHTLRHLDRYLVQLEESVVAAGGTVHWATDADEANEIVTKLVKMTGESEVVKVKSMATQEIGLNEALEAEGIRAYETDLAELIVQLGKDRPSHILVPAIHRNRGEIRDIFAREMSEWGRPAPEGLTDTPAELAEAARLHLREKFLRAKVGISGANFMVADTGTLVVVESEGNGRMCLTLPETLISVVGIEKIVPTWQDLEVFLQTLPRSSTAERMNPYTSTWTGTTDEDGPQTFHLVLLDNGRSDTLADEVGRQALRCIRCSACLNVCPVYERAGGHAYGSVYPGPIGAILSPQLRGTASEIDASLPYASSLCGACYEVCPVAIDIPEVLVHLRERVVQGGPVVREGNKVVLKPAKGHAAERAAMRAARWAFAHPGVLRTGQRAASRTRRLHPRSLPGPGKAWSGTRDLPAVPAEPFRDWWQRTGGGKEDGK
- a CDS encoding lactate utilization protein C; protein product: MSGRERILGRVRRALADARGEDTPIERAYLREHGARGVEQTVELLAENLADYRAIVHRCTAADLPATLAGMLAARGSKTVLVPAGLAREWLAEADAEQVADRAESTPHELDRIDSVVTACAVAIAETGTIVLDGGPDQGRRRITLVPDHHICVVRVPDQVVSSVPQALVRLDPVRPLTWISGPSATSDIELDRVEGVHGPRTLEVVLVDSQPSEEVNS